In Candidatus Eremiobacterota bacterium, one genomic interval encodes:
- a CDS encoding nucleotidyltransferase gives MTVNEAFLKYKKRLEITKGEQDDASSRQQEVRSCMKAAFDVKTDFLTGSYARHTKTKPLRDVDVFVVFGSDEAGRRQDPPQETLTAVENCLVNVYGRSSVVNDRRCVTVLFDQSTGSQDDRVLSIDVVPAFETKSYYSIPDGKLGNWINTDPQVHAESATAKNAELDGNWVPLVKMVKGWNRNAGCPIVPSFLIEVMALELVDAPFNAYPDEVRRFFAAAACSIAQVWPDPAHLGPDVSDEMSDAACRAARDALRQAEIQAANAFRADQQGRTSEALSIWRSVFGDLFPKS, from the coding sequence ATGACAGTAAATGAAGCATTCCTGAAATATAAGAAGCGGCTCGAAATCACCAAAGGCGAGCAAGACGACGCAAGCAGTCGGCAGCAGGAGGTCCGCTCTTGCATGAAGGCGGCGTTCGACGTGAAGACGGATTTTCTCACGGGATCGTATGCGAGACATACCAAGACGAAGCCGCTGCGGGACGTTGACGTCTTTGTCGTGTTCGGGTCGGATGAGGCGGGCCGAAGACAGGATCCGCCTCAAGAGACACTTACTGCGGTCGAGAACTGCTTGGTAAATGTCTATGGTCGCTCGAGCGTTGTGAATGACCGTCGCTGTGTGACCGTCCTGTTCGACCAGTCGACGGGTTCACAAGACGACCGCGTTCTCAGTATTGACGTCGTGCCAGCGTTCGAAACGAAGTCATATTATTCGATTCCGGACGGTAAGCTGGGCAACTGGATCAACACAGACCCGCAGGTCCACGCTGAGAGCGCCACGGCAAAGAATGCGGAGCTTGACGGCAACTGGGTCCCGCTCGTCAAAATGGTGAAGGGTTGGAACCGAAACGCGGGCTGCCCGATAGTCCCGTCGTTTCTCATCGAGGTCATGGCGCTCGAGCTCGTAGATGCTCCGTTTAACGCCTATCCAGATGAAGTGCGGCGATTCTTTGCGGCTGCCGCATGTAGCATTGCGCAGGTCTGGCCCGACCCAGCTCATCTCGGGCCCGACGTATCAGACGAGATGAGCGACGCTGCCTGCCGGGCGGCACGCGATGCGCTGCGGCAGGCGGAGATTCAGGCGGCAAACGCGTTTCGCGCGGACCAACAGGGCCGGACTAGTGAGGCCCTGTCTATCTGGCGCTCCGTGTTCGGCGATCTCTTTCCAAAATCATAG
- a CDS encoding AAA family ATPase yields MSSRSASPAERLPRDEYAGYWRSIKIGADQRERLLAHALVGLNLRRTLPFEQAPVHGLLVLTGPPGTGKTTLALGLADQVARMLPKDTVQLLQVDPHALASAALGKSQQQTTQLFAQTIVEAALVGPLVVLLDEVETLAADRRRLSLEANPIDVHRTTDAVLAGMDMIARRHRSVIFLATTNFSEAVDSALLSRADLIENIGLPGYDARLEIIKDVLAALQTGWPHLKKLEDELPAYCRASEGLDGRRLRKAVLGAMAQSIAVAKDPTLLTSQDVIQSIRSSAAATTEVTHEAA; encoded by the coding sequence ATGAGCTCGCGATCGGCTTCACCCGCAGAACGGTTGCCGCGCGACGAGTACGCCGGCTACTGGCGATCGATCAAAATCGGGGCGGATCAGCGGGAGCGGCTCCTCGCCCACGCGTTGGTTGGCCTCAACCTTCGGCGTACGCTTCCGTTTGAACAGGCGCCGGTGCACGGCTTGCTCGTGCTCACCGGTCCCCCGGGAACTGGTAAGACGACCCTCGCTCTCGGCCTCGCTGATCAGGTCGCGAGGATGCTTCCGAAGGATACCGTTCAGCTACTGCAGGTCGATCCACATGCCTTGGCCAGCGCTGCCCTCGGAAAGAGTCAGCAACAAACGACGCAGCTGTTCGCGCAGACGATCGTAGAGGCGGCGCTGGTGGGCCCATTGGTCGTCCTTCTTGACGAGGTCGAGACGCTCGCCGCCGATCGTCGACGCCTGAGCTTAGAAGCGAATCCCATTGATGTCCATCGCACGACTGACGCCGTGCTCGCGGGCATGGATATGATCGCGCGGCGCCACCGTAGTGTCATATTCCTCGCGACCACCAACTTCTCTGAGGCGGTTGACTCAGCGCTGCTGTCGCGCGCAGACCTTATTGAAAACATTGGCCTTCCCGGCTATGACGCGCGACTCGAGATCATCAAAGATGTTTTGGCCGCGCTTCAAACTGGCTGGCCGCATTTGAAGAAGCTCGAGGACGAGTTGCCCGCGTACTGTCGGGCGTCAGAGGGTCTCGACGGCCGTCGTCTGCGGAAAGCCGTGCTTGGCGCCATGGCCCAATCGATCGCAGTTGCAAAAGATCCCACACTGTTGACGAGCCAGGACGTGATTCAGTCGATCCGTAGTTCAGCCGCCGCGACCACCGAGGTAACTCATGAAGCTGCGTAG
- a CDS encoding VOC family protein has protein sequence MKVHGIDAVYYVVQDVGGLTQFYSDLLGSPPETQWPGRLAEWTFADGNSFGIYGLSEAPEVRSGSAMFAVDDVAQAVAEAKARGVKFSDDGEITDTPVCHMAFGEDPEGNQFILHRRK, from the coding sequence ATGAAAGTCCACGGGATCGATGCCGTTTACTATGTCGTCCAGGACGTCGGCGGCCTGACGCAGTTCTATTCGGATCTCCTCGGCTCGCCGCCGGAGACGCAGTGGCCCGGCCGGCTCGCGGAGTGGACGTTCGCCGACGGAAACAGCTTCGGCATCTACGGACTCTCCGAGGCGCCCGAAGTGCGCAGCGGCAGCGCGATGTTCGCGGTGGACGACGTCGCCCAGGCCGTCGCCGAGGCGAAAGCGCGCGGCGTGAAGTTCTCGGACGACGGCGAGATCACCGACACTCCGGTGTGTCACATGGCCTTCGGCGAAGATCCGGAAGGTAACCAGTTCATTTTACACCGTCGGAAATAG
- a CDS encoding alpha/beta fold hydrolase → MLSRTHILPVLAAVLALAFVSTPAPASATPAPCTTPMTACARWIMFGGGPARSMVYATYPLDVPQPAVTRALIMVHGALRNADHYFETATAAGFVAGALDDTIIVAPHFVASPDQRAANEVVWPEGGNSWRSGGMSPSNPALSSFDFIDELVRKLADKKNFPNLTKIVVAGHSAGGQLVTRYEMANRVHGTPGVAISYVVANPSSYAWPTAVRPLPTGDADPTDAYREALGDDGEKLHANFTYGPFDAAKVPAYDRWPAGLENLSGYAAALTADQLRKQLVERPTTYLLGQVDVLPLGGFDSSPAAMAQGPTRRARGEAFFKYVTEVLGAKQKAIIVPECGHNDRCIFTTNLVLPVIFP, encoded by the coding sequence ATGCTTTCGCGAACGCACATTCTCCCGGTTCTTGCAGCGGTGCTGGCTCTCGCGTTTGTGTCTACTCCCGCGCCGGCGTCCGCCACTCCGGCGCCGTGCACCACCCCGATGACCGCGTGCGCGCGGTGGATCATGTTCGGCGGTGGACCGGCGCGGTCGATGGTCTATGCCACCTATCCGCTCGACGTCCCGCAGCCGGCGGTGACGCGCGCGCTTATCATGGTCCACGGAGCGCTCCGGAATGCCGACCATTACTTCGAGACGGCCACTGCCGCGGGCTTCGTGGCCGGCGCGCTCGACGACACGATCATCGTCGCTCCGCATTTCGTCGCTTCGCCCGACCAGCGCGCCGCGAATGAGGTAGTGTGGCCCGAAGGCGGCAACAGCTGGCGATCCGGCGGCATGTCGCCCTCGAATCCGGCGCTCTCGTCGTTCGATTTCATCGACGAGCTCGTGCGCAAGCTCGCGGACAAGAAGAACTTTCCGAACCTGACGAAGATCGTCGTCGCCGGACACTCGGCCGGCGGACAGTTGGTGACGCGCTACGAGATGGCGAACAGGGTGCACGGCACGCCGGGCGTGGCGATCAGCTACGTCGTCGCCAATCCTTCGAGCTATGCGTGGCCGACCGCCGTGAGGCCGCTCCCGACCGGCGACGCCGATCCAACTGACGCGTACCGTGAAGCCCTGGGTGACGACGGCGAGAAGCTGCACGCGAACTTCACGTACGGACCTTTTGATGCGGCGAAGGTTCCGGCGTACGATCGCTGGCCCGCCGGTCTGGAGAATCTCAGCGGCTATGCGGCCGCGCTGACCGCGGACCAATTGAGGAAGCAGCTCGTCGAGCGCCCGACCACGTATCTCCTGGGCCAAGTCGACGTGTTGCCGCTGGGTGGCTTCGATTCCTCGCCTGCCGCGATGGCGCAAGGTCCGACACGGCGGGCGCGTGGCGAAGCCTTCTTCAAGTACGTGACCGAGGTGCTCGGGGCCAAGCAGAAAGCGATCATCGTACCGGAGTGCGGTCACAACGACCGCTGCATTTTCACCACGAACCTCGTCCTGCCCGTGATCTTCCCGTAA
- the pip gene encoding prolyl aminopeptidase, translating to MDPRFPAIEPYDSGMLDVGDGHRIYWECCGNPNGRPALFLHGGPGSGCSANQRRFFDPEKYRIVLFDQRGCGRSRPLASTPDADLSSNTTAHLIADVELLREHQNVRSWTILGLSWGSTLGLAYAQAHPNRVDALVLALLTTTSRREVQWLTDDIGRIFPQEWERFAAAIPAEMRELPLVDAYAALLFDADPLVRDRAAAEWCRWEDTHVSLTPGHAPNPRFFDPEFRLGFSRLVTHYWKHAAFLDDEGLIRNAPLLNGISGVLIHGRYDISSPLETAWRLSRRWATSELNVLGDAGHGGGDSFLASVVEAVARFASQ from the coding sequence ATGGATCCGAGATTCCCGGCGATCGAACCGTACGACAGCGGCATGCTCGACGTAGGAGACGGGCATCGGATCTATTGGGAGTGCTGCGGAAACCCGAACGGAAGACCAGCGCTCTTCCTGCACGGTGGACCGGGTTCGGGCTGCTCCGCAAACCAGCGACGGTTCTTTGATCCCGAAAAATATCGCATCGTGCTGTTCGATCAGCGCGGATGCGGCCGTAGTCGTCCGTTGGCCAGCACGCCCGATGCCGACCTCAGCTCCAATACCACCGCTCATCTGATTGCCGACGTCGAGCTCTTGCGCGAGCACCAAAACGTCCGGAGCTGGACCATATTGGGTCTGTCTTGGGGAAGCACGCTCGGCCTCGCGTACGCGCAGGCACATCCGAATCGCGTCGACGCACTCGTACTCGCGCTCCTGACGACGACATCGCGTCGCGAAGTGCAGTGGCTGACCGATGACATTGGTCGTATCTTTCCGCAGGAATGGGAGCGTTTCGCCGCGGCGATTCCTGCGGAGATGCGCGAATTACCGTTGGTGGACGCCTATGCAGCGCTCCTGTTCGATGCCGATCCGCTCGTGCGGGACCGGGCCGCTGCGGAATGGTGCAGGTGGGAAGACACTCACGTGTCCCTGACTCCCGGCCACGCGCCGAACCCTCGGTTCTTCGATCCGGAATTTCGCCTCGGCTTTTCCCGACTGGTTACTCACTACTGGAAGCACGCCGCGTTCCTCGACGATGAAGGGCTGATTCGAAACGCTCCGTTGCTGAACGGCATTTCCGGAGTACTTATTCACGGCCGCTACGACATCAGCAGCCCGCTCGAAACCGCCTGGCGGCTTTCACGCCGCTGGGCAACGAGCGAGCTGAACGTCCTCGGCGACGCCGGCCACGGCGGCGGCGATTCATTCCTCGCATCGGTCGTCGAGGCGGTAGCGCGCTTCGCGTCGCAGTAG
- a CDS encoding Virginiamycin B lyase gives MPLDSAFAAGAVTIAGKITEFGGLSGGILRSIAPGSDGNVWFVEDSRDEIGRIAPNGKVTEFAIPRPPRTSSAQPFGIAPGPDGNLWFTEGARGRIGRITPSGAIREFFIPNGQSQPTGIVAGPDRALWFTENYGNKIARMTLTGATKEFAIPSPRAYPFSIAVGRDGNLWFTEYGADKIGRITPSGKMSEFELPSPARHPFSITSGADGNLWFTEESADKIGRMTPSGALTEFPVPTPNAGPLGITTGADGNVWFTEGSLSNPAHKIGRITPAGVVTEYRLPTAAAQPFAITGTPDGKLWFTENRRDANRIGALQ, from the coding sequence ATGCCGCTCGACTCCGCCTTTGCCGCCGGCGCGGTTACGATCGCCGGCAAGATCACGGAATTCGGCGGACTTTCCGGCGGCATACTACGTTCCATTGCGCCCGGGTCGGACGGGAACGTCTGGTTCGTCGAGGACAGCCGCGACGAGATCGGGCGCATCGCGCCGAACGGCAAGGTGACCGAGTTCGCGATACCGAGGCCGCCGCGAACGTCGTCGGCGCAACCGTTCGGGATCGCGCCGGGACCGGACGGCAACTTATGGTTCACCGAAGGAGCGCGCGGGCGGATCGGTCGCATCACGCCGTCGGGAGCGATCAGGGAGTTCTTCATTCCGAACGGCCAGAGCCAGCCGACCGGGATCGTTGCCGGACCCGATCGCGCGCTTTGGTTCACTGAGAACTACGGCAACAAGATCGCGCGAATGACGCTCACCGGAGCGACGAAGGAGTTCGCGATTCCGTCGCCGCGCGCGTACCCGTTCTCGATCGCGGTCGGGCGCGACGGCAACCTCTGGTTCACCGAATACGGCGCCGACAAGATTGGTCGCATCACGCCGAGCGGCAAGATGTCCGAGTTCGAGCTGCCCTCACCGGCGCGGCATCCGTTCTCCATCACCAGCGGCGCCGATGGGAATCTCTGGTTCACCGAAGAGTCCGCGGACAAGATCGGGCGCATGACCCCGTCCGGCGCGCTCACCGAGTTCCCCGTGCCGACGCCGAACGCCGGACCGTTGGGAATCACCACCGGCGCCGACGGCAACGTGTGGTTCACCGAAGGCTCGCTCTCGAATCCCGCCCACAAGATCGGCCGCATCACGCCGGCCGGCGTCGTCACGGAGTACCGGCTGCCGACCGCAGCCGCTCAACCGTTCGCGATCACCGGCACGCCGGACGGCAAGCTGTGGTTCACCGAGAACCGCCGTGACGCGAACCGTATCGGCGCCCTGCAATAA
- a CDS encoding DUF2277 domain-containing protein has translation MCRSIKPLFNFEPPVTTDEVRAASLQFVRKISGFSKPSKANEAAFAAAVDEIAAVSARLLRALETTASPKNREEEAAKAKLRSAQRFAS, from the coding sequence ATGTGCCGGAGCATCAAGCCGCTCTTCAACTTCGAGCCGCCCGTGACGACCGACGAGGTTCGCGCGGCCTCGCTGCAGTTCGTGCGCAAGATCAGCGGCTTCAGCAAGCCTTCGAAGGCGAACGAGGCGGCGTTCGCCGCGGCGGTCGACGAGATCGCCGCGGTCTCGGCGCGGCTGCTGCGCGCGCTCGAGACGACCGCCTCGCCGAAGAACCGTGAAGAAGAAGCCGCGAAAGCGAAGCTGCGGTCGGCCCAGCGGTTCGCGTCGTAG
- a CDS encoding DUF3343 domain-containing protein, whose protein sequence is MIATKALRDCGVSARMMPTPASVQSAANLCLSIDSAAESRAVGALQAAKVSLSAVHR, encoded by the coding sequence ATGATCGCGACGAAGGCGTTGCGCGACTGCGGCGTCTCGGCGCGCATGATGCCGACGCCGGCGAGCGTGCAGTCGGCGGCGAACCTCTGCTTGAGCATCGACAGCGCGGCGGAGAGCCGCGCCGTCGGCGCGCTCCAAGCGGCGAAGGTCAGCCTGAGCGCCGTTCACCGCTAG
- a CDS encoding alpha/beta fold hydrolase, which produces MPTLRRRKFAALLGAAFAAGGLARCGQHGSTTSAPEPAPPSFAEATGAIRALIARDAADPAILRAALPRLYEHGTPVQHAVVLFHGFTNCPQQFDELARAFHARGCNVYVPRIPHHGLKDRLTRDLANLSVGELQRNAEDSFQLTRGLGTTVSALGLSLGGSMALWLAQSKPIDLAVPIAPFLMPYPIPPFIGEPGMLYLHAIPNMYWWWDFHVKQNTRPIYAYPGYPTHALAELIFFGNAIAAQAQKTKPRGRRCVLVTNPHDNAVDNDVARRLLKLWNRHGAGYTELVLSGLGPPRHDIIDPTTYPPGRTLVYPKLESLVLGDSSSA; this is translated from the coding sequence ATGCCGACGTTGCGCCGCCGGAAGTTCGCCGCGCTCCTTGGGGCGGCGTTCGCGGCCGGCGGGCTGGCACGCTGCGGTCAGCACGGCTCGACCACGAGCGCGCCTGAGCCGGCGCCGCCGTCGTTCGCCGAGGCGACCGGCGCCATCCGCGCGCTCATCGCGCGCGACGCGGCCGACCCCGCGATCCTCCGCGCCGCGCTGCCGCGGCTGTACGAGCACGGCACGCCGGTGCAGCACGCCGTCGTCCTCTTCCACGGGTTCACCAACTGCCCGCAGCAGTTCGACGAGCTCGCGCGGGCGTTTCACGCTCGCGGCTGCAACGTCTACGTGCCGCGCATCCCGCACCACGGTTTGAAAGACCGGCTGACGCGCGATCTCGCCAACCTCTCCGTCGGCGAGCTGCAGCGGAACGCCGAGGATTCGTTCCAACTCACGCGCGGGCTCGGCACGACGGTCAGCGCGCTCGGCTTGTCACTCGGCGGCTCGATGGCGCTGTGGCTCGCGCAGTCGAAGCCGATCGATCTTGCCGTCCCCATCGCGCCGTTCCTCATGCCGTATCCGATCCCGCCGTTCATCGGTGAACCCGGGATGCTGTACCTGCACGCGATCCCGAACATGTACTGGTGGTGGGACTTTCACGTCAAGCAGAACACGCGCCCGATCTACGCCTATCCGGGATATCCGACGCACGCGCTCGCCGAGCTGATCTTCTTCGGGAACGCGATCGCCGCGCAAGCGCAAAAGACGAAGCCGCGCGGCCGCCGCTGCGTGCTGGTGACGAACCCGCACGACAACGCGGTCGACAACGACGTCGCACGGCGTCTGCTGAAACTGTGGAACCGCCACGGCGCCGGCTACACGGAGCTCGTCCTGAGCGGACTCGGCCCGCCGCGCCACGACATCATCGACCCCACGACCTACCCGCCAGGCCGCACGCTCGTCTATCCCAAGCTCGAGTCGCTCGTGCTCGGCGACTCGAGCTCCGCGTAA
- a CDS encoding glutamine synthetase: MVTELRDFLMLPYGELEELNLAAKQQRKDRAPAHKVQETRMKYLTDEGRIKAVTVLFSDLEGRLHMLDYDKKFLLKSADNLTFDGSSIRGFTPQRESDLRLLLDWSSFYWAPADYFGSGKVLVFGEVRDRDGTPFSADIRGVLKAYSDEQYEKHGYTLNAANEIEGFLFKGLDAERHYHENGKFEYVNTGGYYHSLPGDPLRTFIDTVAEVQRAMGFQNEKDHPEVAPSQFEINYSYGEVVAAADQIQLYKLICRQVATHLGMTASFLPKPVVGVNGNGMHTNVSVSKGDKNLFWDPDGEEKLSDFGWKFADRILTHGDDICLLLNSSVNAYRRLDPHFEAPNQLTASAVDRGAMVRVPLGNERSKRVEVRSVAPDANPYMVMLSVFRTGLDGRTSTLANLRHAERYLPDNIYDALANFRNADWATTLLGTEAKEKYADLKQASADRCPRQLGTFVKAQEVQYHHEVYNQYLWNLF, encoded by the coding sequence ATGGTTACCGAACTTCGCGATTTCCTCATGCTCCCGTACGGCGAGCTCGAAGAGCTGAACCTGGCCGCCAAGCAACAGCGCAAGGACCGCGCTCCGGCGCACAAAGTCCAAGAGACGCGGATGAAGTACCTCACCGACGAGGGCCGGATCAAGGCGGTGACGGTGCTGTTCAGCGACCTCGAGGGCCGGCTGCACATGCTCGACTACGACAAGAAGTTCTTGCTGAAGTCCGCGGACAACCTCACCTTCGACGGTTCCTCGATCCGCGGCTTCACGCCGCAGCGCGAGAGCGACCTGCGCTTGTTGCTTGACTGGAGCTCGTTCTACTGGGCGCCGGCGGACTATTTCGGCAGCGGCAAGGTGCTGGTGTTCGGCGAAGTCCGCGACCGCGACGGCACGCCCTTCAGCGCCGACATTCGTGGCGTGCTCAAGGCGTACTCCGACGAGCAGTACGAAAAGCACGGCTACACGCTCAACGCCGCCAACGAGATCGAAGGCTTTCTGTTCAAAGGGCTGGACGCCGAGCGGCACTACCACGAGAACGGCAAGTTCGAGTACGTCAACACGGGCGGCTACTACCATTCGCTGCCCGGGGATCCGCTGCGCACGTTCATCGACACGGTCGCCGAGGTGCAGCGCGCGATGGGCTTCCAGAACGAGAAGGACCATCCCGAGGTCGCGCCTTCGCAGTTCGAGATCAACTACAGCTACGGCGAGGTCGTCGCGGCAGCGGATCAGATTCAGCTCTACAAGCTGATCTGCCGGCAGGTGGCGACGCACCTCGGGATGACGGCGAGCTTCTTGCCCAAGCCGGTCGTCGGCGTGAACGGGAACGGGATGCACACCAACGTCTCGGTGAGCAAGGGCGACAAAAACCTGTTCTGGGATCCGGACGGCGAGGAGAAGCTGAGCGACTTCGGCTGGAAGTTCGCCGACCGCATCCTCACCCACGGCGACGACATCTGCCTGCTGCTGAACTCCAGCGTCAACGCGTACCGCCGGCTCGACCCGCACTTCGAGGCGCCGAACCAGCTCACGGCCTCGGCTGTCGACCGCGGCGCGATGGTGCGCGTCCCGCTCGGCAACGAGCGCAGCAAGCGCGTCGAGGTGCGTTCGGTCGCGCCCGACGCGAACCCGTACATGGTGATGCTCTCGGTGTTCCGCACCGGCCTCGACGGGCGCACCAGCACGCTTGCGAACCTGCGCCATGCCGAGCGCTATCTGCCCGACAACATCTACGACGCGCTGGCGAACTTCCGCAACGCCGACTGGGCGACCACACTGCTCGGTACCGAAGCGAAGGAGAAGTACGCGGACCTCAAACAGGCCAGCGCGGACCGCTGCCCGCGCCAGCTCGGCACCTTCGTGAAGGCGCAAGAAGTCCAGTACCACCACGAAGTCTACAACCAGTACCTCTGGAACTTGTTCTAG
- a CDS encoding transketolase, producing the protein MGSLSAERLTELKYHANDVRQGIIRSLVAAGSGHSGGSLDMADIFAALYFHLLRHDPKNPDWPERDRLLLSCGHIAPVRYSAMAYAGYFPVEELLTLRHFRTRLQGHPERVSLPGLETTSGPLGEGLAQGTGMALAAKMDGAGWRTYVITSDGEHQCGLHWEAMMTAAKFKLDNLTCIVDRNVIQIDGSTEDVMPLEPFADKYRAFNWEVFECDGHDIAAFVETVEKAQRVKGKPQVVIAHTVMGQGVSFMEGDYLWHGKPPKKDEAEKALQELNAARELIGAGR; encoded by the coding sequence ATGGGATCTCTCTCCGCAGAGCGGCTGACCGAGCTGAAGTACCACGCGAACGACGTCCGCCAAGGGATCATCCGCTCGCTGGTCGCGGCCGGCTCGGGTCACTCCGGCGGCTCGCTCGACATGGCCGACATCTTCGCGGCGCTCTACTTCCACCTGCTGCGCCACGACCCGAAGAATCCCGACTGGCCGGAGCGCGACCGGCTGCTGCTCTCGTGCGGCCACATCGCCCCCGTTCGCTACAGCGCGATGGCCTACGCCGGCTACTTCCCGGTCGAGGAACTGCTCACGCTGCGCCATTTCCGGACCCGGCTGCAAGGACACCCCGAGCGGGTCAGCCTCCCCGGCCTGGAGACGACGTCCGGACCGCTCGGCGAGGGGCTCGCGCAGGGCACGGGGATGGCACTTGCTGCGAAGATGGACGGCGCCGGCTGGCGCACTTACGTCATCACCTCGGACGGCGAGCACCAGTGCGGACTGCACTGGGAAGCGATGATGACCGCTGCCAAGTTCAAGCTCGACAACTTGACCTGCATCGTGGATCGCAACGTGATCCAGATCGACGGCAGCACCGAGGACGTCATGCCGCTCGAGCCGTTCGCCGACAAGTACCGCGCGTTCAACTGGGAAGTCTTCGAGTGCGACGGCCACGACATCGCGGCGTTCGTGGAGACGGTGGAGAAAGCGCAGCGAGTAAAGGGAAAGCCGCAGGTGGTCATCGCGCACACCGTCATGGGGCAAGGCGTCTCGTTCATGGAGGGCGACTACCTCTGGCACGGCAAGCCGCCCAAGAAAGACGAAGCCGAGAAGGCGCTGCAAGAGCTGAACGCCGCGCGCGAGCTGATCGGAGCGGGACGCTGA
- a CDS encoding transketolase family protein — translation MHLVDYTDPAAIKQVPTRNGFGEGLIEAGKRDQNVMAICADLSESTRMEGFKKAFPDRYVEIGVAEQMLVAMAAGLASTGKIPFIASYAMFCPGRAWEQVRTTMALNETNVKIAGAHAGVSVGPDGATHQAIEDIAIMRVIPKMTVIVPCDSVQTKKATLATAARWGPTYLRFARAESAVITTEQTPFEVGVAQTFRDGSDVAIVACGILVYNALIAAEELARDGIECRVVNNHTIKPMDEAAVLAAARDCGTVVTVEEHQVHGGMGSRVAEILAAQHPVPIEFVGVQDRFGQSGAPQELVEEYAMGVTSIVAAAKRAHARKRAAR, via the coding sequence ATGCACCTGGTCGACTACACCGACCCCGCGGCGATCAAGCAGGTCCCGACGCGCAACGGCTTCGGCGAAGGCTTGATCGAAGCCGGGAAACGCGACCAGAACGTGATGGCGATCTGCGCCGATCTCTCGGAGTCGACGCGGATGGAAGGCTTCAAGAAAGCGTTTCCCGATCGCTACGTCGAGATCGGCGTCGCCGAGCAGATGCTGGTCGCGATGGCGGCCGGGCTCGCTTCCACGGGAAAGATTCCGTTCATCGCGAGCTACGCGATGTTCTGCCCGGGCCGCGCGTGGGAGCAAGTCCGCACCACGATGGCGCTCAACGAGACGAACGTGAAGATCGCCGGCGCGCACGCCGGCGTCTCGGTCGGTCCCGACGGCGCGACCCACCAGGCGATCGAGGACATCGCGATCATGCGCGTCATCCCGAAGATGACGGTGATCGTGCCGTGCGACTCGGTGCAGACGAAGAAAGCGACGCTCGCGACCGCCGCGCGATGGGGTCCGACCTACTTGCGGTTCGCGCGCGCGGAGTCGGCGGTGATCACTACCGAGCAGACGCCGTTCGAAGTCGGCGTGGCCCAGACGTTCCGCGACGGCAGCGACGTCGCGATCGTCGCCTGCGGGATCCTGGTCTACAACGCGCTGATCGCGGCCGAAGAGCTGGCGCGCGACGGGATCGAGTGCCGCGTGGTGAACAACCACACGATCAAGCCGATGGACGAGGCGGCGGTGCTCGCGGCGGCGCGCGACTGCGGGACGGTCGTGACCGTCGAGGAGCACCAGGTGCACGGCGGGATGGGCTCGCGTGTCGCGGAGATCCTTGCCGCGCAGCACCCGGTGCCGATAGAGTTCGTCGGCGTTCAGGACCGCTTCGGCCAGTCCGGCGCGCCGCAAGAGCTGGTGGAGGAGTACGCGATGGGCGTGACCTCGATCGTCGCCGCAGCGAAGCGCGCGCACGCGCGCAAGCGGGCCGCACGTTGA